A region from the Geobacillus vulcani PSS1 genome encodes:
- the glpX gene encoding class II fructose-bisphosphatase, translating to MERSLSMELVRVTEAAALAAARWMGRGKKNEADDAATSAMRDVFDTVPMKGTVVIGEGEMDEAPMLYIGEKLGNGYGPRVDVAVDPLEGTNIVASGGWNALAVVAVADHGHLLHAPDMYMEKIAVGPEAVGMIDIEAPIIDNLKAVAKAKNKDIEDVVAVVLNRPRHERLIHELREAGARIKLINDGDVAAAINTAFDHTGVDILFGSGGAPEGVLAAVALKCLGGELQGKLLPQNDEEIERCKKMGIDVNKVLRMDDLVKGDDAIFAATGVTDGELLRGVRLKGAYGLTHSVVMRAKSGTVRFIEGRHSLKKKPNLVIK from the coding sequence ATGGAACGAAGCTTATCGATGGAACTCGTGCGCGTCACCGAAGCGGCGGCGCTTGCCGCCGCCCGCTGGATGGGGCGCGGGAAAAAGAATGAGGCCGATGACGCTGCGACATCGGCGATGCGCGACGTGTTTGACACCGTGCCGATGAAAGGCACTGTCGTCATTGGAGAAGGAGAAATGGACGAAGCGCCGATGCTGTATATCGGTGAAAAGCTTGGCAACGGCTACGGCCCGCGCGTCGATGTCGCTGTCGACCCGCTTGAAGGGACGAACATCGTCGCATCAGGGGGATGGAATGCCTTGGCGGTCGTTGCGGTTGCTGACCATGGCCATCTTCTTCATGCGCCGGACATGTACATGGAGAAAATCGCCGTCGGGCCGGAAGCGGTCGGGATGATTGACATTGAGGCGCCGATCATCGACAATTTAAAGGCGGTGGCGAAGGCGAAAAACAAAGACATTGAAGACGTCGTCGCGGTTGTCCTCAACCGTCCGCGTCACGAGCGGCTCATTCACGAGCTGCGCGAAGCCGGCGCCCGCATTAAGCTCATCAATGACGGCGATGTCGCCGCCGCCATTAACACGGCGTTCGACCATACCGGCGTCGACATTTTGTTCGGATCGGGCGGCGCGCCGGAAGGAGTGCTCGCGGCGGTCGCGTTGAAATGCCTTGGCGGTGAGCTGCAAGGAAAACTCTTGCCGCAAAATGACGAGGAAATCGAGCGGTGCAAAAAAATGGGCATCGATGTCAACAAAGTGTTGCGCATGGACGATTTAGTGAAAGGAGACGACGCGATTTTTGCCGCCACCGGCGTCACGGACGGTGAGTTGCTGCGCGGTGTCCGGCTGAAAGGGGCGTACGGCCTCACCCACTCCGTCGTCATGCGCGCGAAGTCTGGCACGGTCCGCTTTATCGAAGGACGGCACAGCCTGAAGAAAAAACCGAACTTAGTCATCAAATGA
- the rho gene encoding transcription termination factor Rho, which produces MELTLAALENMKLKELYELARQYKISYYSKLTKKELIFAILKARAEQDGLFFMEGILEIIPSEGFGFLRPINYSPSSEDIYISASQIRRFDLRNGDKVSGKVRPPKENERYFGLLHVEAVNGEDPEVAKERVHFPALTPLYPNRQMKLETTPDKLSTRIIDLIAPVGFGQRGLIVAPPKAGKTMLLKEIANSITTNHPDVELIVLLIDERPEEVTDIERSVQGDVVSSTFDEVPENHIKVAELVLERAMRLVEHKRDVVILMDSITRLARAYNLVIPPSGRTLSGGIDPAAFHRPKRFFGAARNIEEGGSLTILATALIDTGSRMDDVIYEEFKGTGNMELHLDRSLAERRIFPAIDIRRSGTRKEELLIPKEHLEKLWAIRKTMADSPDFIERFLNKLRRTKSNEEFFALLDQEWKQGGPLRL; this is translated from the coding sequence ATGGAATTAACGTTAGCAGCATTAGAAAACATGAAATTGAAGGAGCTATATGAGCTCGCCAGACAATACAAAATTTCATACTACAGCAAGTTGACGAAAAAGGAGCTTATTTTTGCCATTTTGAAAGCGCGTGCCGAACAAGACGGCCTCTTTTTCATGGAAGGCATCCTCGAAATCATTCCGTCGGAAGGATTCGGCTTTTTGCGCCCGATCAACTATTCCCCGAGCTCGGAAGACATTTACATTTCCGCTTCCCAAATCCGCCGCTTTGATTTGCGCAACGGGGATAAAGTATCCGGCAAAGTGCGGCCGCCGAAAGAAAATGAACGCTACTTCGGCTTGCTTCATGTCGAAGCGGTCAACGGCGAAGACCCGGAAGTCGCCAAGGAGCGCGTTCATTTTCCAGCATTGACGCCGCTTTATCCGAATCGGCAAATGAAGCTCGAAACAACGCCGGACAAGCTTTCGACCCGCATCATCGACTTGATCGCTCCGGTCGGCTTTGGCCAGCGCGGGTTGATCGTCGCGCCGCCGAAAGCTGGCAAGACAATGCTGCTGAAGGAAATTGCCAACAGCATCACCACAAACCACCCCGATGTCGAGTTGATCGTCTTGCTCATTGACGAACGGCCGGAAGAAGTGACTGACATCGAGCGATCGGTGCAGGGCGATGTCGTCAGCTCGACGTTTGATGAGGTGCCGGAAAACCATATTAAAGTGGCCGAGCTTGTCTTAGAGCGGGCGATGCGGTTAGTCGAGCATAAGCGCGACGTCGTCATTTTAATGGACAGCATCACCCGTCTCGCCCGGGCGTACAACTTAGTCATTCCGCCGAGTGGACGCACGCTCTCGGGCGGGATCGATCCAGCAGCGTTTCATCGCCCAAAGCGGTTTTTCGGCGCGGCGCGCAACATCGAAGAAGGCGGCAGTTTGACGATTTTGGCGACCGCCCTCATTGATACCGGCTCGCGCATGGATGACGTCATTTATGAAGAGTTTAAAGGCACAGGCAATATGGAGCTCCACCTCGACCGCTCGCTCGCCGAGCGCCGCATTTTCCCGGCGATTGACATCCGCCGCTCAGGAACGCGCAAAGAGGAGCTGCTCATCCCGAAAGAACATTTGGAAAAGCTGTGGGCGATCCGCAAAACGATGGCCGATTCGCCGGACTTTATCGAGCGGTTTTTGAACAAATTGCGCCGGACGAAGTCAAACGAAGAGTTTTTCGCCTTGCTCGATCAGGAGTGGAAACAGGGCGGCCCGCTCCGCCTGTAG
- the rpmE gene encoding 50S ribosomal protein L31: protein MKQGIHPEYKKVIVRCACGNEFESGSVKDELRVEICSECHPFFTGKQKFVTAAGRVDKFNKKYGLQ, encoded by the coding sequence ATGAAACAAGGCATCCATCCAGAGTACAAAAAAGTCATCGTCCGTTGCGCATGCGGCAACGAATTCGAAAGCGGTTCGGTCAAAGACGAACTGCGCGTGGAGATTTGCTCGGAATGCCATCCGTTCTTCACGGGCAAACAAAAATTTGTTACGGCAGCGGGCCGCGTGGATAAATTCAATAAAAAATACGGCCTTCAGTAA